One Drosophila subobscura isolate 14011-0131.10 chromosome U, UCBerk_Dsub_1.0, whole genome shotgun sequence DNA window includes the following coding sequences:
- the LOC117902770 gene encoding chitinase-like protein Idgf3, giving the protein MMRSSLWLGLGLSVMLLASFSSVNAAPNLVCFYDSQGFQRQGLAQFTMTDVELALQFCTHIVYGYAGVNADNSELQSINKRLDYEQRHLAQITALKDRYPHIKFLLSVGGDADQNEGNQYIKLLESGQQGHRRFIESARDVVRRFNFDGLDLALQLPRNKPRKVHGDVGSAWKSFKKFFTGDYIVDEDSETHKSQLTALIKDLSSAFKDNNLLLSLTVLPNVNSSWYYDAPAIAPSLDFINLGTFDFLTPQRNPEEADFSAPLYEAFGQNRLGHYNVNFQLEHWLLQRVPANKLNIGIATYGRAWKLSSGSGDTGMPVVTATEGAAPAGRQSKKEGMLNWAEICQLMPNPSNANAKGADAPVRRVLDPTKRYGSYAFRAADSNGEHGLWISYDDPDSASSKASYVRAKNLGGVALFDLTQDDFRGQCTTDRFPMLRAIKYRLL; this is encoded by the exons ATGATGCGCTCCTCTCTGTGGCTCGGCCTGGGGCTGAGTGTGATGCTCTTGGCTTCGTTTTCATCGGTGAACGCAGCTCCTAATCTGGTGTGCTTCTATGACTCGCAGGGCTTTCAGCGTCAGG GCCTGGCACAATTTACAATGACGGATGTGGAACTGGCACTGCAGTTCTGCACTCACATAGTCTACGGCTATGCGGGTGTCAATGCGGACAACTCTGAGCTGCAGAGCATCAACAAGCGGCTGGACTACGAGCAGCGACACTTGGCCCAGATAACGGCGCTCAAGGACCGCTATCCGCACATCAAGTTCCTGCTGAGTGTGGGCGGCGATGCCGACCAGAACGAGGGTAATCAATACATCAAGCTCTTGGAGTCTGGACAGCAAGGTCACAGACGCTTCATCGAGTCCGCGCGCGATGTGGTGCGTCGCTTCAATTTTGATGGCTTGGATCTGGCCCTCCAGCTCCCACGCAATAAGCCACGCAAGGTGCACGGGGACGTGGGCTCGGCCTGGAAGAGCTTCAAGAAGTTCTTCACTGGCGACTACATTGTGGACGAAGATTCGGAGACCCACAAGTCACAGTTGACGGCTCTGATTAAAGATCTGAGCAGTGCCTTTAAAGACAATAATCTATTGTTGAGTCTCACTGTTTTGCCCAATGTGAACTCCAGCT GGTACTATGATGCCCCTGCCATTGCACCCAGCTTGGACTTCATCAATTTGGGAACCTTTGATTTCCTCACTCCTCAACGCAATCCCGAAGAAGCTGACTTCTCAGCGCCTCTGTACGAGGCCTTTGGACAGAATCGTCTGGGCCACTACAATGTCAACTTTCAGCTGGAacactggctgctgcagcgcgtACCCGCCAACAAGCTAAACATCGGCATTGCCACATATGGCAGGGCCTGGAAGCTGAGCAGCGGCTCTGGGGACACGGGCATGCCTGTGGTGACCGCCACAGAGGGCGCTGCACCTGCCGGACGTCAGAGCAAGAAGGAGGGAATGCTGAACTGGGCCGAGATCTGTCAACTGATGCCGAATCCcagcaatgcaaatgccaaaggagCCGACGCTCCTGTACGCCGCGTGCTCGACCCCACCAAGCGCTACGGCAGCTACGCCTTCCGTGCCGCCGACTCCAACGGCGAGCATGGTCTGTGGATCAGCTACGATGATCCCGATTCGGCGTCCAGCAAGGCCTCGTATGTGCGCGCCAAGAATCTGGGCGGCGTAGCCTTGTTCGATCTGACTCAGGATGACTTCCGTGGCCAGTGCACCACCGATCGCTTCCCCATGCTGCGTGCCATCAAGTATCGCCTGCTCTAA